A window of Sulfurimonas gotlandica GD1 contains these coding sequences:
- a CDS encoding phosphatidylserine decarboxylase — translation MSRHITSAISQNFGKFANKEFPKWFQKIVNSSYVGLMGLNMNEFHAPGTYKSLNALFTRKLKEDRKYSLDADDFISPCDSLISECGELKEDYALQIKGMKYSSDELLGNHFSSDEKKAIHDGNFINFYLSPKDYHRFHIPTNLKVLRAVHIPGKLYPVNFPSLRKRLNLFIENERVVLMCENASGKKFYMVLVGALNVGVMQVSFEPNIKTNADVLIPTVYEYEDLYLNKGDDFGCFEMGSTIVILSQKGMLEFEDLAGKDVKYGENIAKNV, via the coding sequence ATGAGTAGACATATAACATCAGCAATATCACAAAACTTTGGAAAATTTGCAAATAAAGAGTTTCCTAAATGGTTCCAAAAAATTGTAAATAGCTCTTATGTAGGTTTAATGGGACTGAACATGAACGAGTTTCACGCTCCTGGCACATACAAAAGTTTAAATGCTTTATTTACAAGAAAATTAAAAGAAGACAGAAAATATTCTCTAGATGCAGACGATTTTATTTCACCATGTGATTCTCTTATTTCTGAGTGTGGAGAGTTAAAAGAGGACTATGCTCTTCAAATCAAAGGTATGAAATACTCAAGTGATGAACTTTTAGGTAATCACTTTAGCTCTGATGAGAAGAAAGCTATTCACGATGGTAATTTTATTAACTTTTATCTCTCTCCAAAAGATTATCATCGTTTTCATATACCGACAAATTTAAAAGTTTTAAGAGCTGTTCATATTCCAGGTAAGCTCTATCCAGTAAACTTTCCTTCACTAAGAAAGAGGCTTAATCTTTTTATAGAAAATGAAAGAGTTGTTCTGATGTGTGAAAATGCTTCTGGTAAGAAGTTTTATATGGTACTTGTAGGTGCTTTAAATGTTGGTGTGATGCAAGTTTCATTTGAGCCAAATATAAAAACAAATGCAGATGTTCTAATTCCGACTGTGTATGAATATGAAGATTTATATCTAAATAAAGGTGATGATTTTGGATGTTTTGAGATGGGTTCTACTATTGTAATCTTATCTCAAAAAGGTATGCTAGAATTTGAAGACCTAGCTGGCAAAGATGTTAAGTATGGAGAAAATATAGCTAAAAATGTATAG